Proteins encoded by one window of Aspergillus puulaauensis MK2 DNA, chromosome 4, nearly complete sequence:
- the TSR3 gene encoding ribosome biogenesis TSR3 family protein (BUSCO:EOG092656RK;~COG:S;~EggNog:ENOG410PI8M;~InterPro:IPR007209,IPR022968,IPR007177;~PFAM:PF04068,PF04034;~go_function: GO:0016740 - transferase activity [Evidence IEA];~go_process: GO:0006364 - rRNA processing [Evidence IEA]), which produces MVRHKKDNFSRGGKKFSNPRPRPVPRDREGNDSSSRPPFKAACWDLGHCDPKRCSGKRLMHFGLMRELAIGQKFQGVVVSPNAKKVVSPADRELLEQYGAAVVECSWVRVQEVPWARIGGKCERLLPYLIAANTVNYGKPWRLNCVEALAACFYICGHEDWAQEVLKHFRYGEAFLEINSQLLKRYAACETEEDVKRTEEEWLAKIEREYEESREGGADDMWTIGNTNRKTLPDSDDDNDEDSDNEGGEGDGEEEEEEKDPYAISDDSEDEAQMAAIRAKILNSKSFQNPSVSDKAQPEKIERSDARPLGDSDAESGSSDSEDDAFDNIINATPVTDRTGIIAAGRNQAKDTFSASFSRTVVNAPKRG; this is translated from the exons ATGGTCCGCCACAAGAAAGACAACTTCTCCCGCGGAGGAAAGAAATTCTCCAACCCCCGCCCACGCCCAGTACCCCGCGATCGCGAAGGAAACGATTCGTCTTCGAGACCTCCATTCAAAGCTGCCTGCTGGGATCTCGGCCATTGCGATCCGAAGAGATGCTCGGGAAAGAGGCTGATGCACTTTGGCTTGATGCGAGAGCTAGCGATAGGACAGAAGTTCCAGGGTGTGGTTGTATC TCCCAATGCGAAAAAAGTCGTTTCCCCCGCCGATAGAGAACTTCTAGAGCAATACGGTGCTGCTGTGGTAGAGTGTTCGTGGGTGAGGGTCCAAGAAGTACCCTGGGCACGAATCGGCGGGAAATGCGAACGACTCT TGCCCTACCTCATAGCAGCCAACACAGTTAACTACGGAAAGCCATGGCGATTAAACTGCGTCGAAGCCCTTGCCGCTTGCTTCTATATCTGCGGACACGAAGACTGGGCTCAAGAGGTACTGAAACACTTTCGATACGGCGAGGCCTTTCTCGAAATCAACTCCCAACTCTTGAAACGGTATGCGGCGTGcgagacggaggaggacgtTAAACGGACAGAGGAGGAATGGCTGGcaaagatagagagagaatATGAAGAGAGCAGGGAAGGAGGTGCAGACGACATGTGGACAATCGGGAATACGAATCGAAAAACACTGCCAGATTCGGACGACGACAATGACGAGGATAGCGATaatgagggaggagagggagacggcgaagaagaggaagaagaaaaagaccCATATGCCATATCTGACGACTCTGAAGACGAAGCCCAAATGGCCGCCATTCGCGCGAAAATCCTCAACTCAAAATCCTTCCAGAATCCATCCGTCTCCGATAAAGCGCAGCCAGAAAAGATCGAACGTTCAGATGCTCGGCCATTGGGAGACTCAGATGCCGAGTCTGGCTCGAGTGATAGTGAGGATGATGCCTTTGACAACATCATAAATGCTACGCCTGTCACCGACCGAACAGGTATAATAGCTGCAGGGAGGAACCAGGCGAAAGACACGTTTAGTGCCTCATTTTCGAGGACCGTGGTCAATGCGCCGAAGAGGGGATAG
- the MCA1_2 gene encoding Ca(2+)-dependent cysteine protease (COG:D,O;~EggNog:ENOG410PGJT;~InterPro:IPR029030;~MEROPS:MER0114503;~PFAM:PF00656): protein MSYYPPYSGAPGYPPPQHQYPPQNYNSPPPYQQMHHHQQSSYGGGGGGGYPGQAYRQQHPPPSNPYQYGHHSPQPYPSHNGYNGPPAGYPHSSAPPNGGQMYQGQNPSYQRHYPSSHGGPSAPPSQPQAFGHGAPQGYSFQYSRCTGKRKALMIGINYFGQKGQLRGCINDVKNMSTYLNQNFGYAREDMVLLTDDQQNPMSQPTKANILRAMHWLVKDARPNDSLFFHYSGHGGQTPDLDGDEDDGYDEVIYPVDFRVAGHVVDDEMHRIMVKPLAPGVRLTAIFDSCHSGSALDLPYIYSTQGILKEPNLAKEAGQGLLGVISSYARGDMGSMMSTAVGFIKKAAKGDEAYERTKQTRTSPADVIMWSGSKDSQTSSDAQIAGQATGAMSWAFIAAMRKNPQQSYVQLLNSIRDELESKYSQKPQLSASHPLDVNLLYVM, encoded by the exons ACAAAtgcatcaccatcaacaatcatcgtacggcggcggcggcggcggcggctaTCCGGGCCAGGCCTACCGTcagcaacatcctcctcctaGCAACCCTTACCAATACGGCCATCACTCGCCCCAACCGTATCCTTCCCATAATGGCTACAAT GGTCCTCCGGCCGGTTATCCACACTCATCTGCTCCTCCAAATGGCGGCCAGATGTACCAAGGCCAAA ACCCGTCTTATCAAAGACACTATCCATCCTCCCACGGTGGCCCATCCGCTCCGCCTTCCCAACCCCAAGCCTTCGGCCATGGCGCGCCCCAAGGATACAGCTTCCAGTACTCTCGTTGCacaggaaaaagaaaggccCTTATGATTGGTATCAACTATTTCGGCCAGAAGGGACAGCTGCGTGGGTGTATCAACGATGTGAAGAACATGTCAACATACCTTAACCAGAACTTTGGCTATGCCCGCGAAGACATGGTACTCCTGACTGATGACCAACAAAACCCGATGAGCCAACCAACGAAGGCGAATATCCTGCGTGCGATGCACTGGCTGGTCAAAGACGCGCGGCCGAACGattccctcttcttccattACTCTGGACACGGTGGACAGACGCCTGACTTggacggcgacgaggatgacggaTATGACGAAGTGATCTACCCTGTGGACTTCCGTGTGGCGGGACACGTAGTCGATGATGAGATGCATCGGATCATGGTGAAGCCTTTGGCGCCAGGCGTGCGACTCACAGCGATTTTTGACTCGTGTCATTCAGGCTCTGCCCTGGATCTGCCGTACATCTACTCCACACAGGGTATCCTCAAGGAGCCCAACCTCGCAAAGGAAGCCGGCCAAGGCCTACTAGGGGTCATTTCGTCGTATGCGCGTGGCGACATGGGAAGTATGATGTCCACAGCCGTCGGATTTATCAAGAAGGCAGCCAAGGGCGATGAAGCCTATGAGCGAACCAAGCAGACCAGGACCAGTCCCGCAGATGTCATCATGTGGTCTGGAAGCAAAGATTCTCAGACCAGCTCCGACGCCCAGATCGCCGGTCAGGCCACCGGTGCGATGTCTTGGGCCTTCATTGCCGCCATGCGCAAGAACCCGCAGCAAAGCTATGTGCAACTGCTGAACAGCATCCGAGATGAGCTGGAGTCGAAATACTCACAGAAACCGCAGCTGAGTGCGAGTCACCCATTGG ATGTGAACCTACTATATGTAATGTAA